The DNA segment CTGTAATGCTTTATCTAGTGACACAATGAAGGTTATTCTCTGTGAGTACAAAAGGTGCGTCTAATTTCTCACCCTGTACCAGTTCATCATAAACACGAATCAGTCTCTAGCAGGTAGTGAAATAAACGGACCTTTTCCAAACTTTTTCGAGTCGATTGAATCGCTTCtcaaaatgattcagtgaatcggAGAGCCCGAATCATCCCACGCTGACGCATACGCAATTTTTCACGCACATATcgtgattataaaaaataaacttgtcgTAAATATGTAcgaacattctagaccatgcgtacgaaCTCTTTTTTTTTCGATTGACttgatatatacatttatactaaatactccactcgcattaatggagataaacactgaaatcacataattttacaaaaaacataattacataattttattaacaataggctaaataattttcctgtggtatgctatgttttaatgacagcgaggagtgctataggtgcacaataattcatctttaaactaaactacagatcacatgttatgagaaatattttagcgagaacaatgatcaaagatgtgcacttacttcgatattatggcagACACTGCTGATTCAACGGTCTATTGTCTGGtataccactatatttgaaggatataactaggagaaaacggtaatATTTGcacgttttctttttaaaatactttatcagTGAtgagccgaatcagacaattgcatttacactgcaataaatatgggcctgttccactaaaaatagctaaaatatcttcatcagcaaaactgcatacatttatcttgatttgaattgtttaaaacaattgaaatactatttggccaatgtaaaataatgagatcaaaataataatacaggtccttctcaaaaaattagcatattgtgaaaaagttcattattttccataatgtaatgataaaaattaaacttatatatattttagattcattgcacaccaactgaaatatttcaggtcttttattgttttaatactgatgatttttggcatacagctcatgaaaacccaaaattcctatctcaaaaaattagcatatttcatccgaccaataaaagaaaagtgtttttaatacaaaaaaagtcaaccttcaaataattatgttcagttatgcactcaatacttggtcgggaatccttttgcagaaatgactgcttcaatgcggcgtggcatggaggcaatcggcctgtggcactgctgaggtgttatggaggcccaggatgcttcgatagcggccttaagctcatccagagtgttggggtcttgcgtctctcaactttctcttcacaatatcccacagattctctatggggttcaggtcaggagagttggcaggccaattgagcacagtaataccatggtcagtaaaccatttaccagtggttttggcactgtgagcaggtgccaggttgtgctgaaaaacgaaatcttcatctccataaagcttttcagcagatggaagcatgaagtgctccaaaatctcctgatagctagctgcattgaccctgcccttgataaaacacagtggaccaacaccagcagctgacatggcaccccagaccatcactgactgtgggtacttgacactggacttcaggcattttggcatttccttctccccagtcttcctccagactctggcaccttgatttccgaattacatgcaaaatttgctttcatccgaaaaaaagtactttgggccactgagcaacagtccagtgctgcttctctgtagcccaggtcaggtgcttctgccgctgtttctggttcaaaagcacacgcctgtgcacggtggctctggatgtttctactccagactcagtccactgcttccgcaggtcccccaaggtctggaatcggtccttctccacaatcctcctcagggtccggtcacttcttctcgttgtgcagcgtttttttgccacactttttccttcccacagacttcccactgaggtgccttgatacagcactctgggaacagcctattcgttcagaaatttctttctgtgtcttaccctctcgcttgagggtgtcaatgatggccttctggacagcagtcaggtcggcagtcttacccgtgattgcggttttgagtaatgaaccagggtgggagtttttaaaagcctcaggaatcttttgcaggtgttttagagttaattagttgattcagataattaggttaatagctcgtttagagaaccttttcatgatatgctaattttttgagataggaattttgggttttcatgagctgtatgccaaaatcatcagtattaaaacaataaaagacctgaaatatttcagttggtgtgcaatgaatctaaaatatatgaaagtttaatttttatcattacattatggaaaataatgaactttttcacaatatgctaattttttgagaaggacctgtatatctgaaataaaatatatctgagaacaactttaaaccattttgtttttatggatattttcatatatttattataaaacataataaggATAGTgcataatttttagcaataaaaatctatgtgtatggcacaaatggcattatagtccccatctcatatttccttaatgtctcagtgttaaacatggtgtcacatagatgggaatatgcatggaaatgatatgcagatgaggttattcatagtaaaactaggcgttgtaagctctatatttggtgatttcggggaggagacgaggtggagatgcacgtacgcacaatcttcccctgactgggatttataaagggatttttgcgcaggttctggagtacacatggttttataaatctgaaaacttttgtgtgtacgcaaaatctagcttttgtgcctacttacacttttaggatgaaatctactgAGAGTTTTATAAATTAGATCcctgctgtttttctttctgctatttatttatttttttaagcaggaCAAAGTGTTCAGACAGAAAAACTCCTGACGAATTAACTGAGATCCACATAACGCACTGTTATAAAGATGccatttattaaagaggagagtgaagacatgaagagtgaagaaacattcagagtcaaacatgaagatactgaggaacaaacaaagatggagtttattaaagaggagagtgaagacatgaagagtgaagaattcagagtcaaacatgaaaatactgaggaacaaacaggttggttttaattctcaaaacattttatataaagtaaGCCATGAAATGTGAACAGTCAACTTTTGagaatgagggaaaaaaaatcactcataGACAACAAAAGCACTCACTGTACTAGTATCTTGTAAACATGACTTTGTTACCAGGCAGACAAAACATCATTCTgctaataatatataacatttctcATGCTGACACAGCTTGTTATAGTTACTGCATGCTGTGTATAATTGTTCTTTATTTAAAAGGCTTCAGAGAACAGATAACATGGCcagtaaatttatattatttcatggtctgtctgaatactggattctgattggctggtgggCATGCAGTAAAATCgtttaattaaaccatttatcGGGCGAAGAACCATATTTGGTAACTTAATCAACCATTCATAATGGCATTTGTACACCTCTCCGTGAGTTTGTAAAAGCACATGGATTTCTCCCAGCCAACCAAGAGATGTCAGTCTACGTCACTGATAGTAACACCATGACATCTGACCAATCAGGAGTTGCCCGCGCGATTACAAACTTCAGTGTCATTCAGGAATTTCAGAAAGACGGATCTACGCTACTACCAACTACCACAGAAAAATTAATACCAGCAAAACGAACAATGGTAAGTTCAGGAAACTCACACATTATGTGGTTGAATAGATGTGTTAAATGTTGAGATAGATGTTTGCATAGGATGTCTAGAAATTAGTGAATGCTGGACATGAAATAACATTGAATGTTGCCACAGGTTCGTACAGCATTATGCAGTGATCAAATGCGAAACttaaagggtaactaaaccctaaaccaactttttttagttaatgatctgtaacaatggggctttattagtgctgttcattgattcgagtaacttttttgacatttgactataaagtgttttaattctacaatatatggtgtaaaaacgTCTGAGTGCTACCCTCTTCAGGTTGAACGGTGGCTACTGTAGTTGATTTTTCCTATTGGATGTTTGCAGTGGTACGTGACGTAAGCAGTTTCCAGCTCACCACGCCCTTGGTAAGAGCTACCACGCCCTTGGCagtataaaaccatcttgttCCGTCAAAATCACTGTAGCGCCTGCTTCGCTAGCATCATCGGATGCCGATCGCGATGCGGGAGTTAAGACCGCAGTTTGAGCCAGCGGCTCGAGTTGATATGGCTCAGGCCCTGGCCCTGTGTCCACAGACACCTCGACATCCTCCACTTCAGGTCAAGGTGGGGGAGAAAAGTCCTCTACTTCAAATGAACGCTCTGTTGCAAAGCTACTTGCGTCACTACagtcactctccattttagcgactctgacagcagctgtcaatcaatCCGTTACTGCGGGTCTCAGGTTCACGCCCCACCCGCTCAGTCACACCCTCGGTTCTTttaagcatttttcaaatattgccagtgggtggagtcaggctctAACCAGGGGTTTAGTTACTCTTTTAAccatttattaaaatgatcaagCTATAAATAGGGAAATATGTGTAATTTTGCTTAGTTTTATGACctcataatagtttttattatacgTAAATGACATATATTGGTGTTTATTCTTACTGTGAGCCTTATTACTGCTAAAATAAGTCCTACAAAAATCAACAAGAacttaatattaaaaactattatatattcacagtctatatgtcaatattttttgttttcagtagATCTTCACCTCACTGTTACTGTTTTCCTTCATAACTCAAGGTGGACTTGATGTTCAGAACCTTACTTTTCTACTCAGCTCTTCTATGGAAAGAGGTCAACTGCTGTTGTGCCAGCTGACCCCGCTATCAGTGATGATGAGGGCTCTGACGAGGAAGACAACGATGTGGCAGACCCCGACTTCATCCCACTTACTGACTAGTGCCCGAGTGACATGGGCCCCTCTGCCAAGAGGAAGTGTATGCAGCCTGCAGTGGAGGAGCTTACGGACAAGTATGACGAcaatgaagaggaggaggacgaAGACCAGCCAGCACCACAAGCCAAGGGCCCCAAACAGAAGGGGAGGCCAACCACCTGGAAGAAGGTTGATCTGGACAACCAAGACCTGCCTGAGTACCAGCACGTTCCCCCTGACTTCATTGAGACTCCATATAATTACTTCAGTAAGTACTTCAGCCCCCATGTCATCAAGGATATAACATACCAAACCAACTTATATGCAACCCAGAAGGACGTCAACACCACTTTCACCACCACTGAAGATGAGACCTTTGTGGCCATCCTGCTCTACATGGGGATTTCTGAGTTGCCCTCCATTGATGACTACTGGGCAATGGAGACAAGGGTCCCTCAAGTTGCAAACCTCAAGTCATCTAAGAGGTTCAGGCTGATTAGAAGGCTTGTCCACTTTAATGACAACACCCAGATTCCTGGCACCATCGACAGATTCTTCAAAGTCAGGCCACAGTTCAACCTCCTGGTTACTGCCTTCAGGAGTGAGCCACAGACCCCCAAGCAGTCTGTTGATGAGGTTATGGTTGCCTTCAAAGGCAATACAGCCCACGTTGTCCCCATGACGTCTGAACAACAAGCCATGGGTGTCACCAGCCAGATAGTCTCTGTCCTGGCCAGCACCATGTCCTCCTCCACCACCACAGCCATCTTTGCGGACAACTTCTTCACTAGCCTGGAGCGGTACCTCAAAGATAAGAACTGCAGGTACAGGGGGACAGCCAGGGACACCAGAATAGGCAAGACTCCACTGAAGTCCATCAAGGATATGGAGAAAAAGGCTGTCCCTCGTGATGTGCATGACTACGTCACCAGTGATAATGGGATCCTGGCCCTCAGGTGGAAGAACAACAGGGTCGTCACTCTGCTGTCAACATACATGGGAGTGGAGCCCATATCCTTAGTCTACCGGTACTGCAGTGACACCAAAAGGAAGGAACCGATAAGTTGTCCTGCTGTCATCAAGAGCTACAATGCCAACATGGGGGGCATTGACAAAAGTGACATGCTGGTCCACCTCTACCGCACCCCCATGAAATCCAAGAGGTGGTACATGCGGATGTTTGCATATGCAATAGATGTCAGCCTCACGAATGCCTGGATCATGTACAGGCGGGACATCAAGGCTCTTGCTATGGATGGCCTGTCCTTAAAGAACTTCCGGATCCAGGTGTTTATGAGTTGCAGCAGCCAGAGGGCAGTTATGTCTCAACCCCGAAGGAGCTCATCATTTCCATGTGCCCCCAGTACCTCTGTTGATGTCCCCATGCCTGTCCGGGGACACCGCAGCCACACCCCCGATGCTTCTGTGCGGTTTGACATGTCCCTGTTCCATGCCCCTGTCTACACCAACCGCCAGACCTGCAAATACTGCAGCAGGAAGGGGAACATTTTGAGGTCAAATGTGGTCTGCAGGGTCTGTAAGGTCCACCTGTGCCTCAATGCTGAACGCAACTGCTTTGTCAAGTACCACGAAGCAGTTGCCTAAGTGACTGGACTAGAGTtatgacacatgaaaaaaaaaagttcctaaataaaagttttatcaaatttatatatgtttcatgtatttatttatatttaatcagtgGCGTACCACACATCTTAGAGGCACCTCCACAAAAAACGAGATGGACCCCTCCCACCAGCAGTGAAGTCATGTACGAATATTTGCtttgttgcgttcagcgtgaccaGCAACCACACTGTGCTGTTATAGCCTTTGTGAAGGATAATGATTTACGTGATAATGCGAGTTGTGTAAAAcctatacataaatattattttagcatccAAAGATgtcacgaatatggaaacatttggatttgtacTGAACAAGAGAAGGCTTCAGTTTcccttttaattaatttgttttcggCTTGAAGTTTACGTAGCCTAAATACTGTTAACCttagaggatttgttgtggagggAAGGGAATAAAATAgcctgtgtttataatgtttgtaaacattttgatttaCTGGTAATTTAgtctacattatttctgaatgtaataataaaatgcgacgtgttttttcctctcaaaattcaattttatacaagtagcgttttttttttttttaaaccatgcaaatattttaattatctaaaaaaattaaaatactttaatgtctttaaagctttgacaggtttttatttttttttttcgtttaaaacatttggccaaaatctagtaAAGATGATGCTGGCTATGACAGCGCAATTTAggctacaatatttttttttttccctttgagtTGCCGTAAGAAAACGTTGTGTAGCCTActttagcctattattattattattatttttgttgttgttgttgttattattattattattggcaaagacgatgtttaaaaaacaatgctAACAATTTTTTCTCAAACCGGTTTAAGAATGGTAATAATACAGTGAAACGCATGAACAGAAACTGGTAAAATGCAGATTCTGCTCGTAttgaaccgttttttttttttttttttttcgatttttttttttcttttctttttttccttttttaagcCCTTCTTAAAGCATATGGAGCCTCTCAcgtcacatgcaaaaaaaaaaataaaaaaaaattaaacatgaaagcaCGAATTTGTTAAATTGTGCACACGGTATTACTAAATCGTGGCCTGGATTTAGTTGAATCatatcgtgtgcacaatttacttaaAAGGAGGGAACAAGTCAGTAGCCTAtgttgtgcgcacgatttagtaAAACAAAGTAACAAATTAAATTGTGCGCTAATTTTTTagtaataattaacttttttttttcctgcatgtcatgtgtggggaTTGAAGCCACTTTAATCGTAAAAATATCCACTTTGATTACAGTGTGGCTGTCTTAGATGTATAGTGTTTATGACAAGTGAaatgtgagaaagaaaaaaaaagattttccccGGTTGTTGTTTTAGAACATTATTAAACCCGCTCCACTGCACTACCTTTGCGCTCACGTCTCGCGTCTTTTGCAGTGTCTTGAAGCACTGCCTTCTAGAATGTCCTGCGACGGGGCCCCCCAAAAGGCAGGGTCCCCCACGCACCTCGGGGGCTGCGGGGGTGTCCCATACGccactgtatttaatatttatttatatatatttaataatgtaataatgtcaaGAGGCTTCTGACACTGTCTCTTGTTCAAGAGTgacttgacacaaggaatgcgacagctgaaacccatgtcttgcatatgtctgtgcgtagtggttcttgaagcactgactccagctgcagtccactctttgtgaatctcccccacatttttgaatgggttttgtttcacaatcctctccagggtgcggttatccctattgcttgtacacttttttctaccacatcttttccttccctttgaaggtgtcttcaatattgaaccttttcacaatattctaattttctgagatactgaatttgggattttccttagttgtcagttataatcatcaaaattaaaagaaatcaacattttaaatatatctgtctgtgtgtaatattgtatatataatatacaagtttcattgtttgaatggaattagtgaaataaataaactttttgtggatattctaattatatgaccagcacctgtatgatGGTCAAGGAGGCTGGATGAAATTCACACCCACAACCCCACAATGTGACAATGGCACTGCAATGCTTTAGCCCGTTATCTCTCTGCTTAGAACTGTAGCATTGGTTTTGATGCTTTAAATGTCgaaatgtttttatgtctgttGCTTTATGCCATTAAACTAGGGTTATCATGTATTTGTCTTTTCAATTTAGACCTGATGACAATGAAGGAGGAGAGTCGAGATctgaatgaaatggaagagaaTGGTATTAAACATCACGATTTTATAACTGGAGAAAAATCTTTTAGTTGTTTGCAGACTGAAAAGACTTCCTCTCAAAAAAGAGCTCAGAAGACTGGAACTACAAGCCTTTTcatctgccaacagtgtggaaagagttttagaaaaaatggaaatcttaaagtccacatgagagttcacactagagagaagccttacacctgccaacagtgtggaaagagcttctcACGAATTGATATACTTAAGAGTCAcataagaattcacactggagagaagccatttgtATGTGGTCAATGTGGAAAAcgtttctcacacaaagcaacCTTTTATAGtcatatgagaattcacactggagagaagccttacacctgcaaactgtgtggaaaaacCTTGAATCAAAAAGGAATACTCAAgattcacatgagaattcacactggagagaaaccttacacctgccaacagtgtggaaagagcttcctACGAATGGATAACCTTAAGagtcacatgagaattcacactggagagaagccattttTATGTGGTCAATGTGGAAAATGTTTCTCTCATAAAGCAACCTTTTATAGTCATAAGAGAATTCACACTGGacagaagccttacacctgcaaactgtgtggaaaaacCTTGAATCAAAAAGGAATACTCAAgattcacatgagaattcacactggagagaagccttacacctgccaacagtgtggaaagagcttcccACGAATGGATAATCTTAAgactcacatgagaattcacactggagagaagccatttgtATGTGGTCAATGTGGAAAATGTTTCTCACATAAAGCAACCTTTTATAATCACATGAGagtccacactggagagaaacctttcacatgtgatcagtgtggaaagagttttagaaaaaatggaaaccttaaagtccacatgagaattcacactggagaaaagccttacacctgccaacagtgtggaaagagcttcccACGAACTGATCGTCTTAAGagtcacatgagagttcacactggagagaaacctttcacatgtgatcagtgtggaaaatgTTTCCCATATAAAGAAAGCCTTAATAAGCACATGAAGATCCACTTAAGAGAGAGCTGTTTTATATGCCATCAGTGTGGAACAAGTTTCACAGACAGGAATCACCTTAAGACACACATAATGACTCACATTGGACATGAGCCTTTTATGTGTTATGACTGTGGTAAGACTTTCGTAAAAAAAGCAAACCTCAAGACTCACATGAGAGCTCACACTTAAGGGAAGattttcacctgccaacagtgtagaaagagtttcagacattaaaaaaaaaattctaccagTGGTGTGCGGTCATGTTCTGAAATGAGgaggaacgttttttttttttaatccaatgtaaattcatgtcccagtcacattttcttggttaaataaCCATTActtagaatttctttttttttttttcagatggtctattttatatttttacatgaacaatgtaatcaatattctatTAATTAAAGCAAAGTATGAATTTCATCAAGTTAGTATTTTTAAGCATTTCACATTTATTCCAAAGGCAGTTACAATGTAATCAGAGCGATCGGCTGTACACACATTGCTATAAAGGCGCCATCTGAAAAAGAATTTGCATATGTGAATCAGAAGCATTTCCATTCAATAAATGTCCAGATAATATGTGATGCACAAATGTGCCTAACaaatttcacgagttcacacttacatataattaactgaagtacctagagtaccccccaatataaaagtgtaaaatgaactaagttgaggagatggggtggaggggggatgctgataaaccgtcaatggataggggtaagtcagctgtatttataccatagtgttgattatcttaagtgagctccacctgtgctaattaggctaagtatctgacgtgctcctcccgaaccttgttaataaaacatattgtGGCAAGATGGCCTGGGTCAACCCATGATTCATACATCTTTTCAAACAGCATGGTTGGGATGAGGCTCCAAGCTGGCAGGGTGCACAATGGGTGGCTTCTTAGTGAGTGATGCATTTGAAGTTATGGTTctatataaatttatttgtttgttttttgtgcatgtaaTTATTCAACTCCCCATTAGGTGACTGCAGTTATCCACTAAAGATGTGGCTGAAAACCCCCCTCACCAACCCACAAATTGACTGAGAGCACAGATACAATGATGACCATTCTCGCACTTGGTCAGTTGTAGAGTGGGTGATTGGGCAGCTGAAATATCAGTGGCGCTGATGCTGTTATACTGCCCTGACAAGGTGTGCCGCATTGTGCTGTGGTGTGCTGCACAATCTGGCGCATGGCATACCACTTGTGAGGTGGTGGCATCGCCAGATAACCCCGACCCAGGACCAGTGTATGTGCAGCACAACCAACAAGCCATTCAGGCCTGCCAACATGGGATTGTGACAATATACATGGTTATCAGTCATTCTATAATTAGGGGTACATTTGGAATTAgacaatgtgaagaaaaaaagtttccCTTTTTCCCAAAAACCCAAGCATGACCtaacataaaaaacttaaaatcaagtactttttCTGTTAGCCAAACTCAGGGTTACCTGGATTTgggatttattttacttttttcaaaaagcaGTAGTTAGATATTTTTAGGTCAACTATGTTACTgacaaaataagtatttgttcATAGCTTGGAAAAATACCTAGAATTTAAATAGTAAACTGATTGACAGATTCTATATccacttaacaaaataaaaaagttggtcatttatactttttgaaaaaaaaaaaatatttcaaggcATAATAGATCTATATTTCCACAAAAGTAGTTAAATGGTCATCACATTTTCTCAAATAAGTCAAATTTGTATATGCTGTATTGAAAGAAAAATACCTTGAGGGACAAAGGACACAGTGGGTAATGTCTTAACACTAAACATGTTGTACAGTAGGCAATTTAAGATTAATTTAAgagtatttttgaaaattataaactCATCAGTAACACAGTTGACCATCATTTCTCTACATTCTCATGTCCAGTAAACTGTGTTATCTTTGTCAACTAAGAAACAATAGATCACAGGTTATacttacaaaatttttttttttttttttttttttgggtattgAACAAGTTTGCAGCTAGATACTGAACAGGTTCTAGTTATTGAACAAATATGCATACACTGCAGGTGCTTAGTGAACAGGTTCTAGTTTGCACGCACTTAAACTGTTTATTGAACAAGTCTTGAAGTTCTTGAATGAAGCACTGTCCATTTGTAGTGTTCACTGaaaagttggggggggggggtagatcCAACATGTTAACATTCTGCTCTGCTGCTTGACTTCCAGTAAGAATGTTTCCTACGCTTCTCTTTTTCTGTCAAGTCTGCTACTACCCTGACTTTCCCTTGGTCtcttaaggggatagttcatccaaaaatgaatatttgttgtttatctgcttacccccagggcatccaa comes from the Cyprinus carpio isolate SPL01 chromosome B4, ASM1834038v1, whole genome shotgun sequence genome and includes:
- the LOC122137155 gene encoding gastrula zinc finger protein XlCGF57.1-like: MPFIKEESEDMKSEETFRVKHEDTEEQTKMEFIKEESEDMKSEEFRVKHENTEEQTDLMTMKEESRDLNEMEENGIKHHDFITGEKSFSCLQTEKTSSQKRAQKTGTTSLFICQQCGKSFRKNGNLKVHMRVHTREKPYTCQQCGKSFSRIDILKSHIRIHTGEKPFVCGQCGKRFSHKATFYSHMRIHTGEKPYTCKLCGKTLNQKGILKIHMRIHTGEKPYTCQQCGKSFLRMDNLKSHMRIHTGEKPFLCGQCGKCFSHKATFYSHKRIHTGQKPYTCKLCGKTLNQKGILKIHMRIHTGEKPYTCQQCGKSFPRMDNLKTHMRIHTGEKPFVCGQCGKCFSHKATFYNHMRVHTGEKPFTCDQCGKSFRKNGNLKVHMRIHTGEKPYTCQQCGKSFPRTDRLKSHMRVHTGEKPFTCDQCGKCFPYKESLNKHMKIHLRESCFICHQCGTSFTDRNHLKTHIMTHIGHEPFMCYDCGKTFVKKANLKTHMRAHT